A portion of the Paenibacillus marchantiae genome contains these proteins:
- a CDS encoding phage tail assembly chaperone has translation MSMNENMSEEQILDQLFEAAERLPEENVRIQRLDLLLTLRGLTSSKVDQIRERCTIRKTVKGRTEEKVDTETFNALLISEATVKMNVRGLELSGWGDNRITGRMKLSGGEQAVRRMLLAGELDAVGDKVLELSGFGVEIEDLKN, from the coding sequence ATGAGTATGAATGAAAATATGTCCGAAGAACAAATTTTGGATCAGTTGTTTGAAGCAGCAGAACGTTTGCCGGAAGAGAATGTACGCATTCAACGTTTGGATCTGTTGTTAACCTTGCGTGGATTGACATCCTCCAAAGTGGATCAGATCCGAGAACGCTGTACGATTCGCAAAACGGTCAAAGGCCGCACCGAGGAAAAGGTGGATACCGAAACGTTTAACGCGCTGCTGATCTCTGAAGCAACGGTGAAAATGAATGTTCGCGGCCTTGAATTGTCCGGTTGGGGAGATAACCGTATTACTGGACGCATGAAACTGTCCGGTGGGGAACAAGCGGTTCGCCGCATGCTGCTCGCGGGTGAACTGGATGCCGTAGGCGATAAGGTACTTGAGCTGTCCGGCTTCGGTGTGGAGATTGAAGACCTAAAAAACTGA
- a CDS encoding LysM peptidoglycan-binding domain-containing protein, whose amino-acid sequence MEFTLIDGKTKFQFPVKPEELTISRSKGYETINMLEYGEFDFAQGEKVKEITFSSFFPKEYDASYCMYEPLPDPRVAMNMLNTFLVSKKPLRFIITNTGVNVPVYLISHNTTFRGGESGDIYFDITLRTWRDSKVEKVGGAPSASKSGSRTDLKTSSKTYTVKSGDSLSKIAKLELGSSSKWNEIYKHNVKTIGSDPNRIKPGQKLVMP is encoded by the coding sequence ATGGAATTTACCCTGATCGATGGGAAAACGAAGTTTCAATTCCCGGTGAAACCGGAAGAACTGACGATCTCCCGATCCAAGGGATACGAAACGATTAATATGCTGGAATATGGCGAGTTTGATTTTGCTCAGGGAGAGAAGGTGAAGGAGATCACCTTCTCTTCTTTTTTTCCAAAAGAATATGATGCGTCCTATTGCATGTACGAGCCTTTGCCTGATCCGCGTGTAGCGATGAATATGCTGAATACGTTTCTGGTATCGAAAAAACCGCTGCGCTTCATCATTACCAACACAGGGGTGAACGTGCCCGTGTATCTGATCTCACACAATACGACCTTTCGAGGCGGTGAGAGCGGGGATATTTACTTTGACATTACGCTGCGAACGTGGCGGGATTCCAAAGTGGAGAAGGTTGGAGGCGCACCATCCGCAAGCAAATCGGGTTCCCGTACGGATCTGAAAACGAGCAGCAAAACCTACACCGTCAAATCTGGCGACTCTCTGTCCAAAATTGCAAAGCTTGAGCTGGGCAGCAGTTCCAAATGGAACGAGATTTATAAGCACAATGTAAAGACCATCGGCAGTGATCCAAACCGGATCAAGCCAGGACAAAAGCTGGTGATGCCATGA
- a CDS encoding XkdQ/YqbQ family protein, whose amino-acid sequence MTYKVIVDDKYDITKLVETITLKDSLDQIAYQANIRLTVSASSGLPAISPGMAVRISGIPFGEKSMVHLLHPAVIWEVESSNSGTKRLSLTVYDRMIYLEKSEDEFLLPKDQTATQRLKTYAKEWKIPYAALPDTKTKLSKAVYRPQTIFSMMFADLKETVKSGGDMFHPRMTPGGLQLFKVGSNAKVHELDRLIDLTQMRTLEGAVTKVKVMAASESSSGKEVPSKVLAIEQAGVAELGTLQKLIEDDQVKTATAAKKLAKSRLTGIQETFTVSAPDVNTIRAGDAVLLKGLKLIVMSVSRDLSAGPGTMTLELGTAELVKRRVYLE is encoded by the coding sequence ATGACCTACAAGGTCATTGTGGACGACAAATATGACATCACCAAATTGGTGGAGACGATTACGCTGAAGGACTCGCTCGACCAGATTGCGTATCAGGCCAACATCCGGTTGACGGTGTCTGCTTCTTCGGGTCTGCCTGCGATTTCACCGGGTATGGCGGTGAGGATCAGCGGGATTCCTTTTGGCGAAAAATCAATGGTCCACTTGCTGCATCCTGCGGTCATCTGGGAAGTGGAAAGCTCCAACAGCGGTACCAAGCGACTGTCCCTGACTGTCTACGACCGGATGATTTATCTGGAAAAATCAGAGGACGAGTTCCTATTGCCAAAGGATCAGACGGCCACGCAGCGACTCAAAACGTACGCCAAGGAATGGAAAATTCCATACGCCGCGCTGCCGGATACCAAAACAAAGCTGAGCAAAGCGGTTTATCGGCCGCAGACGATTTTTTCGATGATGTTTGCCGATCTGAAGGAAACGGTGAAGTCTGGTGGGGATATGTTTCATCCACGAATGACGCCCGGCGGGTTGCAGTTGTTCAAGGTAGGCAGTAATGCGAAGGTGCACGAGCTGGATCGGCTGATCGATCTGACTCAGATGCGTACGCTCGAAGGCGCGGTTACGAAAGTTAAAGTGATGGCGGCCTCAGAGTCCAGCAGCGGCAAAGAGGTTCCTTCCAAAGTGCTAGCGATTGAGCAGGCTGGTGTAGCCGAGCTGGGCACGCTGCAAAAGCTGATCGAAGACGATCAGGTCAAAACAGCGACTGCGGCCAAGAAGCTGGCGAAAAGCCGTCTGACGGGTATTCAGGAGACCTTTACCGTATCTGCACCAGATGTGAATACAATTCGTGCCGGAGACGCGGTGCTGCTCAAAGGGCTGAAGCTGATCGTCATGTCGGTCAGCCGTGATCTGTCTGCCGGACCTGGAACAATGACATTGGAACTGGGGACAGCCGAGCTGGTGAAAAGGAGGGTTTATCTTGAATAA
- a CDS encoding DUF2634 domain-containing protein, whose amino-acid sequence MPSLFPETGVVWGDEEDLSGAASEEVRFGRSWRFDYDAGDFVLTPSGKVAAAGAHEAWVQWCIKAVKTPRYRHVIYSRNYGSELDELVGQGDSRGVMESEITRMVTETLLADPRTDVVDQFTFDWNREQCMFSCRVASVQEEMFILESEVI is encoded by the coding sequence ATGCCTAGTTTGTTCCCGGAAACGGGTGTGGTATGGGGAGATGAGGAAGATCTGTCGGGGGCGGCTTCGGAAGAGGTGAGGTTTGGACGGAGCTGGCGATTCGATTACGATGCGGGGGATTTTGTGCTGACCCCAAGTGGCAAAGTCGCTGCGGCGGGTGCGCATGAAGCCTGGGTACAGTGGTGTATCAAAGCAGTGAAGACGCCGCGGTACAGACATGTGATCTACTCCCGAAACTATGGCTCGGAGCTGGATGAGTTGGTTGGTCAGGGGGACAGCCGGGGTGTGATGGAAAGTGAGATAACCCGGATGGTTACGGAGACGCTGCTGGCTGATCCTCGCACGGATGTGGTGGACCAGTTTACGTTCGATTGGAATCGGGAGCAGTGCATGTTCTCGTGTCGTGTGGCGAGTGTGCAGGAAGAGATGTTTATTTTGGAAAGTGAGGTGATCTGA
- a CDS encoding baseplate J/gp47 family protein, which yields MAEIPRYLEDQTEEQIMQRMLDRLPADLDKSEGSFLWDAEAPVAFMLSEAALWAQELLRRGFASTAASSDPNFRSEELDLRAGEHGLTRRAAVAAQGTVRFVGTPGKVIPVGTVVATLADEISGEASLEYETVGRVELDAEGSGVVGVRALIAGKESNMPAGTVTVLSTPVSGVTSVTNVELIKGGADIEADTALLERFYAKVRNQGTSGNKSQYVQWASEVPGVGATRVIPLWQGPGTVALYLLDTDKRAAGSDLVAAVQKYVDPTQDGQGEGVAPAGPVVSVIPAKEVPLNIQVKLTLASDATLADVRALIERGVTAYLKQLAFDDPLVRYTRIAAILLDIPPIIDYSELTVNGVSDQNIEMKVSQVAVLGTVDVHE from the coding sequence ATGGCTGAGATTCCGCGTTATTTGGAGGACCAGACGGAGGAACAGATTATGCAGCGTATGCTGGATCGTCTGCCCGCGGATCTGGACAAGTCGGAGGGTTCATTTTTGTGGGATGCGGAGGCTCCGGTAGCGTTTATGCTGTCTGAGGCTGCATTGTGGGCGCAGGAATTACTGCGGCGTGGCTTTGCGAGTACTGCGGCGAGCAGTGATCCGAATTTTCGTTCGGAAGAGCTGGATCTGCGGGCGGGAGAGCATGGCCTTACGCGGCGGGCTGCGGTGGCGGCACAAGGTACGGTTAGATTCGTGGGTACGCCGGGCAAGGTGATTCCTGTGGGGACGGTTGTGGCTACGTTGGCCGATGAAATCTCCGGCGAGGCTTCCCTCGAATATGAAACCGTTGGTCGTGTGGAACTGGATGCAGAGGGCTCCGGGGTGGTAGGCGTGCGAGCGCTTATTGCCGGAAAAGAGAGCAATATGCCTGCGGGCACGGTAACTGTGCTGTCTACACCTGTAAGTGGCGTTACCTCTGTAACCAACGTTGAGTTGATCAAAGGCGGTGCAGATATTGAGGCAGACACGGCGTTGTTGGAACGCTTTTATGCCAAAGTCCGCAACCAAGGAACTAGCGGCAACAAGTCGCAATATGTGCAATGGGCCAGTGAGGTACCAGGTGTTGGTGCAACGCGGGTTATTCCGTTATGGCAAGGGCCGGGCACGGTGGCATTGTATTTGCTGGATACGGACAAACGTGCCGCGGGGAGCGATCTGGTGGCGGCTGTGCAGAAATACGTGGATCCGACGCAGGATGGTCAGGGTGAAGGCGTTGCACCGGCTGGGCCAGTGGTGTCCGTGATACCAGCCAAGGAAGTACCGTTGAACATTCAGGTGAAGCTGACGCTGGCAAGTGATGCAACGTTGGCAGATGTACGGGCGTTGATCGAACGCGGGGTGACCGCGTATTTGAAGCAGTTGGCTTTTGACGATCCGCTTGTGCGTTATACCCGTATTGCAGCGATCCTGCTGGACATTCCGCCGATTATCGACTATTCGGAGCTGACCGTGAACGGTGTGAGTGACCAGAATATTGAGATGAAAGTGAGTCAGGTGGCGGTGCTGGGGACGGTGGATGTGCATGAGTAG
- a CDS encoding YmfQ family protein, giving the protein MSAPSIVDVGLTSEKGRELFSYLPRYYETSRVMQADMQTKGTEMDLLYQALDETLEQFFVRTATWGLDFWEQELGIETDRLKPVEQRRAVVESKLRGAGKFSGRLVANVAEAYAGGKVDVTFQPEAWSFTVRFVDTMGIPPNIDDLKRAIEELKPAHMAVEYEYRYLVWDDLDKKQKTWDELDAASLTWNELEVWA; this is encoded by the coding sequence ATGAGTGCTCCTTCTATTGTAGATGTTGGACTGACGAGTGAGAAAGGGCGGGAGTTGTTCTCGTATTTGCCACGGTATTACGAGACTTCGCGCGTCATGCAGGCGGATATGCAGACCAAAGGTACCGAGATGGATCTGCTGTATCAGGCGTTGGATGAGACGCTGGAGCAGTTTTTTGTCCGCACGGCGACGTGGGGGCTGGACTTTTGGGAGCAGGAGCTTGGTATTGAGACGGATCGTCTCAAGCCCGTGGAACAGCGGCGTGCCGTGGTGGAGTCAAAGCTGCGTGGTGCCGGGAAGTTCTCTGGCAGGCTGGTTGCGAATGTGGCTGAGGCGTATGCCGGGGGCAAGGTGGATGTAACTTTTCAGCCCGAAGCGTGGAGTTTTACAGTGAGGTTTGTGGATACGATGGGCATCCCGCCCAATATCGATGATCTCAAACGTGCCATCGAAGAATTGAAACCGGCCCATATGGCCGTGGAATATGAGTATCGCTATCTGGTGTGGGACGATTTGGATAAGAAACAAAAAACTTGGGACGAACTGGACGCTGCGTCTTTGACGTGGAATGAACTGGAGGTGTGGGCGTAA
- a CDS encoding phage tail protein, whose protein sequence is MPQETDRLKLPLPLGNENVTRESINGIFEKIDAGVATKADLDTLREAVSKMDIPDASLTQKGKVQLSSKTDGTSETVAATEKAVSDARVAAETNAKNVSLPRTGGSLIGDAGVLHLVGSTHVYQGFLPAGTNEGRKGYLGFGTPGGKDFTIANEYGGELIFRDKSGATSLSDLKSSVSDGKASIAAAITGKGVETSGSETFSTLSNNISKIRTGVIFNNLSYGKTQTGTVQGTNGFFVTDNIITIPSGVERVSFISRQKNTSKISVSYSSDSDTLLQGIIAIRNIDAPANPYTSGNSFLYSVSGSSSYPLRLLDIDFVNREITIQTEDDSQYTSTSRMDNSLNNKSPLIIYAAFYFRNAAGGSYYVNRSISVSLIGRLYFG, encoded by the coding sequence ATGCCACAAGAAACCGATCGATTGAAGTTACCTCTTCCCTTGGGGAACGAAAATGTAACCCGGGAGAGTATTAACGGGATTTTTGAAAAGATTGATGCTGGTGTTGCGACAAAGGCGGATTTGGATACGCTTCGTGAAGCGGTGAGCAAGATGGATATTCCCGATGCGTCGTTGACGCAGAAAGGGAAGGTGCAGTTGTCGAGTAAGACGGATGGCACATCTGAGACGGTGGCGGCGACGGAGAAGGCGGTAAGTGATGCGAGGGTGGCGGCTGAGACGAATGCGAAGAATGTGAGTTTGCCGCGTACAGGAGGCTCTCTAATAGGCGATGCTGGAGTATTACACCTTGTCGGGTCAACTCATGTATACCAAGGCTTTTTACCTGCTGGGACCAACGAAGGTAGAAAGGGTTACCTTGGATTTGGCACTCCTGGTGGGAAGGACTTCACAATCGCAAACGAATATGGGGGAGAATTGATTTTTAGGGATAAGAGTGGGGCTACAAGCCTTTCAGATTTAAAGTCATCTGTCAGTGACGGAAAAGCAAGTATTGCTGCCGCCATTACTGGCAAGGGAGTAGAAACATCAGGCAGTGAAACATTTTCTACATTGTCTAATAACATTTCTAAAATAAGGACAGGTGTTATATTTAATAATTTATCATACGGGAAAACTCAAACAGGAACTGTACAGGGGACTAATGGCTTTTTTGTTACAGATAATATTATTACGATACCATCAGGGGTTGAGAGAGTTAGTTTTATAAGTAGACAAAAAAACACATCTAAAATTTCTGTGTCTTATTCTTCTGATTCTGACACTTTATTGCAAGGAATCATAGCTATAAGAAATATAGATGCTCCTGCAAATCCTTATACTTCTGGAAATTCTTTTTTATACTCAGTTTCTGGATCCAGCTCATATCCTCTAAGACTTCTTGATATTGATTTTGTGAATCGTGAAATTACTATACAAACAGAGGATGACAGTCAGTATACTTCTACTTCACGTATGGATAACAGTTTAAATAATAAATCACCCCTAATTATATATGCCGCGTTCTATTTTAGAAATGCTGCAGGAGGATCATATTATGTCAATCGTAGTATCTCAGTTTCCTTAATTGGACGTCTATATTTTGGGTGA
- a CDS encoding phage tail terminator family protein, which translates to MTTNQLTRAIATTLTQHFPNIPIHPTNSITSPVPETIGITYSLLSAQLTRERSDRFVQSHAFEIRWLDPNDIPATLPDELFEALETIDVEGVTYRATELRWETENNTPRMLVYYTMRTTKVSESATTMQHLDQRPTALKAVNE; encoded by the coding sequence ATGACCACAAACCAACTAACCAGAGCCATCGCAACTACACTCACGCAACATTTCCCTAACATCCCGATCCATCCTACTAATAGCATCACCAGCCCCGTCCCGGAAACTATAGGCATCACCTACAGCTTGCTTTCTGCCCAACTCACCCGGGAACGAAGCGATCGCTTCGTGCAATCTCACGCCTTTGAAATCCGGTGGCTCGATCCAAACGATATCCCAGCCACCCTACCGGACGAGTTGTTCGAAGCATTGGAAACCATCGACGTAGAAGGCGTAACCTATCGAGCAACGGAACTGCGCTGGGAGACGGAGAACAATACGCCTCGAATGCTGGTGTACTATACCATGCGAACCACCAAAGTGTCAGAGTCGGCTACGACCATGCAACATCTGGATCAGCGACCCACCGCACTTAAAGCTGTTAACGAATAA
- a CDS encoding phage tail sheath family protein encodes MAGGTWTTQNKVRPGVYMNFASEGSLPGTVGERGTVALALPLSWGQAGTILTVQTGEDVQAKLGYDWTAPQLLLIREALKRAQTLLLYRLNAGTKAKATLDKLTVTAQHDGVRGNDLAVIISANINDPDQLDVSTLLAGKEVDKQTVSTIQALESNAYIAFTGEGALTATASLPLTGGLDGTATNQEHADFLTKLEVLDFNTVGLISDDATLKSVYTAYIKRLRNTEGKKVQLVLSDYPAADHEGVISVKNGVVLADGTVLTSKQTVAWTAGATAGANLNESLTFRAYDDAVDVNGRLTHTETEAALRNGEFVFTASSNRAVVEQDVNTFRSVTPDKARHFAKNRVVRVLDGIANDMKRIFESYYIGKVNNNEDGRSLFRSQCVTYLKQLQDIGAIQNFDSKTDITVAPGNETDSILIEIQVQPVDSVEKVYMKVKVV; translated from the coding sequence ATGGCTGGAGGAACATGGACGACTCAAAACAAGGTACGCCCGGGAGTATATATGAATTTTGCATCAGAGGGCTCATTGCCGGGTACGGTAGGGGAGCGGGGAACAGTGGCTTTGGCTCTTCCATTGTCATGGGGCCAAGCTGGCACCATCCTGACCGTGCAAACAGGGGAAGATGTACAAGCCAAACTCGGCTATGACTGGACAGCACCGCAATTGCTGCTCATCCGCGAGGCATTGAAACGGGCACAGACACTACTTCTTTACAGATTAAATGCAGGGACCAAAGCCAAGGCAACCTTAGACAAACTGACAGTGACAGCCCAACACGACGGTGTGCGTGGCAATGATCTGGCAGTTATAATCTCAGCGAATATCAATGATCCAGATCAATTGGACGTCTCCACCCTGCTTGCGGGTAAGGAAGTGGACAAACAAACCGTGTCCACCATCCAAGCGCTTGAATCCAACGCATACATTGCTTTCACTGGCGAAGGTGCACTCACAGCTACAGCTTCACTTCCACTAACAGGTGGATTGGATGGCACTGCAACCAACCAGGAGCATGCCGATTTCCTGACCAAGCTAGAGGTGCTGGATTTTAACACGGTTGGTCTGATCTCAGATGATGCTACACTCAAGTCAGTCTACACGGCCTACATCAAGCGTTTGCGCAACACCGAAGGCAAAAAGGTACAACTGGTGCTGTCGGATTACCCCGCTGCGGATCATGAAGGCGTGATTAGCGTTAAAAATGGTGTTGTGCTCGCAGACGGTACCGTTCTTACGTCAAAACAAACCGTAGCATGGACTGCCGGTGCAACAGCGGGAGCTAACCTGAATGAATCTCTGACCTTCCGCGCCTATGACGATGCCGTGGATGTGAATGGCAGATTGACACATACCGAGACAGAAGCAGCATTGCGTAATGGCGAGTTTGTGTTTACGGCGAGTAGCAACCGTGCGGTGGTAGAGCAGGATGTGAATACATTCCGTTCGGTGACACCGGATAAGGCACGTCATTTTGCCAAAAACCGTGTTGTCCGTGTTCTCGATGGTATCGCTAACGATATGAAACGGATTTTCGAGTCCTATTACATCGGCAAAGTGAACAACAACGAAGATGGGCGCAGCCTGTTCCGTTCCCAATGTGTTACTTACCTCAAGCAGCTTCAGGATATTGGGGCGATTCAGAATTTTGATTCGAAAACTGATATCACTGTTGCTCCTGGCAATGAAACCGACAGCATTTTGATCGAGATTCAGGTCCAACCTGTAGATTCCGTTGAAAAAGTATACATGAAAGTGAAGGTGGTTTAA
- a CDS encoding phage tail tube protein, whose product MAFLKASDTISGQEGRAYATINGQTEEMFYVKTLEATVEKQKAEVKTLGRRGVQHKATGWSGSGSMTIFYTTSRFRELMLQYMQNGVDTYFDIEVTNEDPSSTIGKQTVTLKGVNLDSVIMASLDTEAEALEEEVSFTFEDVDMPVSFNLPK is encoded by the coding sequence ATGGCATTTTTGAAAGCAAGCGATACAATCTCCGGCCAGGAAGGCCGCGCATACGCAACGATTAACGGACAGACGGAAGAAATGTTCTATGTGAAGACACTTGAAGCAACCGTGGAAAAGCAAAAAGCAGAGGTCAAAACCCTCGGACGACGCGGTGTACAGCACAAAGCAACTGGTTGGTCTGGCTCAGGTTCTATGACGATCTTTTATACCACTTCCCGTTTCCGCGAGCTGATGCTTCAGTACATGCAAAATGGTGTCGACACTTACTTCGACATTGAAGTGACCAACGAAGATCCTTCGTCTACCATTGGCAAACAGACCGTGACCCTCAAAGGCGTCAATCTTGACAGTGTGATCATGGCATCCCTGGATACCGAGGCCGAGGCGTTGGAGGAAGAAGTGAGCTTTACTTTTGAAGATGTGGATATGCCTGTATCGTTTAATCTGCCGAAGTAA
- a CDS encoding phage tail assembly chaperone, which yields MSGLSMFFAQNAATDTTEEFIVSPRFKDEKGEPVAWKLRSMTEDENQECRKAATRKIKGKNGVYTPDIDANDYMARLMSASVVYPDLKNAELQRSYGVMGAESLLRKMLLPGEFASLGEQVQKLNGFNQDMNELVDDVKN from the coding sequence ATGAGTGGATTGAGTATGTTTTTTGCCCAAAATGCAGCAACTGATACAACGGAGGAGTTTATCGTATCTCCCCGTTTCAAAGATGAGAAAGGCGAGCCGGTTGCCTGGAAACTGCGAAGCATGACCGAGGACGAGAACCAGGAATGCCGCAAGGCGGCTACCCGCAAAATCAAGGGCAAGAACGGTGTCTACACACCCGACATCGATGCGAATGATTACATGGCTCGCCTGATGAGTGCCAGTGTCGTGTATCCAGATTTGAAAAATGCAGAACTCCAGCGTTCATATGGCGTAATGGGGGCAGAGTCGCTTTTGCGGAAAATGCTGTTGCCTGGGGAATTTGCTTCGCTCGGCGAACAGGTTCAGAAGCTGAACGGCTTCAATCAGGACATGAACGAACTGGTGGATGACGTAAAAAACTAA
- a CDS encoding phage tail family protein, which translates to MFARLYIMSNNMVQQFQNLPTVINSVFNPGNLSRIQLAGNLLQGVSEEQAKVNAAFAEGAQRVRSWISMMKSAGQAVLVPAAQEEDLKHRYMATTGDDAQGETIFNRYRSEAFKSGQNVTDALKGALSLIPYAQNTDQVDQLRDMTKRLSMLSPDGKSMSDASSALVAAMNGDNGELANSFNIPAEALSGAGLQQTIDSSNLDGFITKLDVILQKQGYTQQAFDTMLDSPLQKWNALVNQFNGVLGQIGQAALVALTPLLDRLNEAFANGEFTVIIEWISNAFTVAANALTMLVNGILYLAAVIQQNWDIIQPILMALAIVVLALVIAQVYSLVAAWLLLNWPILLAIAAIAAVIGILNMMGMSGTQILGVIIGSFMMLGEIVRVVVATVWNLFASLGEAIVNFFIDPVYAIQKLFKDMGIFILDIFYNVVTVIEDAMERINGGLNSLIKLVNKTFGFNIGLFQESDINLGGKQIKEWKKGLESWEPTSDKDVKTFFKMDGEYNPKAFEDGQQVAEDLISGFSSTSNADSKDKGLPGGNFGKDFTPEIPKTPPMPSIPTAPAPTVVPNNNMSNINKINNIGQVDKIGDVDGTVDVTSEDLKLMRELAEMQAIQRFVSLTPTVQVTTGDINSGHDVDSIISKITDGLNSQIVSSAQGVYG; encoded by the coding sequence ATGTTTGCAAGACTGTATATCATGTCAAACAATATGGTTCAGCAATTTCAAAATCTGCCTACCGTAATCAATTCGGTATTCAACCCTGGAAATCTGAGCCGAATTCAGTTGGCAGGCAACTTACTCCAAGGTGTGTCAGAAGAACAGGCTAAGGTAAACGCAGCTTTTGCAGAAGGAGCCCAGCGCGTGCGATCCTGGATCAGCATGATGAAATCAGCAGGACAAGCGGTTCTTGTACCAGCGGCGCAGGAAGAGGATCTGAAGCATCGCTATATGGCTACTACGGGTGATGATGCTCAAGGGGAGACGATCTTTAATCGGTACCGTTCGGAAGCGTTCAAGAGCGGACAGAATGTTACTGATGCTTTGAAAGGTGCGCTATCGCTCATCCCATATGCACAGAATACGGATCAGGTTGACCAACTGAGAGATATGACTAAACGGTTGAGTATGCTTTCTCCAGATGGAAAAAGTATGTCAGATGCATCCAGTGCCTTGGTCGCTGCCATGAACGGAGACAACGGTGAACTTGCCAATTCTTTTAACATTCCTGCAGAAGCTCTTAGCGGAGCGGGTCTGCAACAAACCATTGATTCATCCAATCTGGATGGGTTTATCACAAAGCTTGATGTCATTCTACAAAAACAAGGCTATACTCAACAGGCTTTCGACACCATGTTGGATTCACCGTTGCAGAAGTGGAATGCATTAGTTAATCAGTTTAATGGGGTTCTCGGCCAGATTGGACAGGCAGCTCTTGTTGCGTTGACGCCTTTACTTGATCGATTAAATGAAGCCTTTGCAAATGGGGAGTTCACGGTCATTATTGAGTGGATTAGTAATGCATTTACTGTTGCGGCAAACGCGTTGACGATGCTGGTAAACGGTATTTTATACCTTGCAGCCGTGATTCAGCAGAACTGGGATATCATTCAGCCTATCCTGATGGCATTGGCAATTGTTGTACTGGCATTGGTCATCGCACAAGTCTATAGTCTAGTTGCTGCGTGGTTATTGTTGAATTGGCCGATTCTTTTGGCAATTGCTGCGATTGCGGCAGTTATTGGAATCCTGAACATGATGGGGATGTCAGGTACACAGATCCTGGGAGTTATTATTGGTTCATTTATGATGCTTGGAGAAATCGTACGCGTAGTTGTGGCTACAGTGTGGAACCTGTTTGCTTCGCTGGGGGAGGCTATTGTTAACTTTTTCATAGACCCAGTATATGCCATACAGAAGTTATTTAAAGACATGGGGATTTTCATACTTGATATATTCTATAATGTCGTAACTGTAATTGAAGATGCCATGGAACGAATTAATGGTGGGCTTAACAGTCTGATCAAACTGGTTAACAAAACTTTTGGCTTTAATATTGGTTTGTTTCAAGAGTCAGATATTAATTTAGGTGGCAAGCAAATAAAGGAGTGGAAGAAAGGCCTGGAATCCTGGGAGCCTACGAGTGACAAAGATGTGAAGACATTTTTCAAAATGGACGGAGAATACAATCCTAAAGCTTTTGAAGATGGTCAGCAGGTTGCGGAGGATTTAATTTCTGGTTTCTCTTCAACCTCGAATGCGGATTCCAAGGATAAAGGTCTACCAGGCGGTAATTTTGGCAAAGACTTCACACCCGAAATACCCAAAACACCTCCTATGCCTTCCATACCAACTGCACCTGCTCCCACGGTCGTTCCCAACAACAACATGAGTAACATCAACAAAATCAACAATATCGGACAGGTGGACAAGATCGGTGATGTGGATGGTACAGTGGATGTCACCAGTGAAGATCTAAAACTGATGCGTGAGCTTGCTGAGATGCAGGCGATTCAGCGATTTGTCAGTCTGACACCAACTGTTCAGGTCACGACCGGGGATATCAACAGCGGACATGATGTGGACAGCATCATCAGCAAAATCACCGATGGACTGAACAGTCAGATCGTTTCCAGTGCCCAGGGGGTGTATGGATAA